The Microbacterium phyllosphaerae region GGAGCCGCCCCGACGCCGGGGATTCCGGCGAGCCAGGCGCCTCCCGCGGCGGGGGCCACGATGCGGTCGGCGAGGCCGAGCTCCGAGATCAGGGCGCGCACCCCGCCACCCCTCGTCGCATAGCTCTCGGCGCCGGCGTCGACCACGACCCCGTCGAGTTCGGCCCGGCGGATCGCTCCGCCCACGGCATCCGAACCCTCCAGCAGTGTCACGCGCATACCGACCTTGACGCACTCGCGGGCCGCGATCAGCCCGCCGATGCCTCCCCCGACCACGACGATGTGTCGCTTCGCCGCGCGGGCGGCCAGGTCGGCGGGCTCGGCACGGGCCGACTCATGGTTCGCGGGCTTCGAGGTCATGGGTCAATCCTTTCACCCGTGGCCTGGACGACTCTCGGTCGCCGGCCGGACAAACCGGATCAGGCCTCCGCAGGGGCGGCTGCGCCTCGGCCGGTGTTGCGCTTGCGCACCTCGCGGAGCACCATCTGCTCGGGGCACACGGTCGAGAGGAAGTCGCCGACCGCCAGCGCCAGGCGCTCACCGACGAGCGAGTAGAGGATGCGGTTGGCATCGCGTCGCTCACTGACGAGACCCGCCTGGCGCAGCACGCTGAGGTGCCGCGAGATGGTCGGCCCGCTCGCCGAGAACCGCGAGGCGATCTCTCCCGCGGCGAGTTCACCCTCTTTGAGGTCCTGGAGGATCTGGCGCCGGGTCGGGTGGGCCAACGCGGCGAAGATGTCTGACGCGCTATCTGCCATGTTTGCAATATAGCACCCGAGCTAGATAGATCAGCGGGGCGCCGGGGTCGGTGGCGTCAGATCGAGTGCACCAGCTCGACGATGCGGGTGAGCTGGTCGGGGTCGGTCTCGGGCGGAACGCCGTGGCCGAGGTTCACGATGTGGCCACGGGCGGCACGCCCGCGCTCGACCACGTCGCGCACATGAGCTTCGAGGACCGGCCACGGAGCCGACAGCAGTGCCGGGTCGATGTTTCCCTGCACCGAGACGTCGGGTCCGAGGATCGCGGCGGCCTCGTCCAGAGGCAGCCGCCAGTCGACACCCACGCCGTCCGCGATGCCGCCCAGACGCATGTCGGCGAGGAACGGCCCGGTGCCCACACCGAAGTGGATGCTCGGCACGCCGATGCCCTCGAGAGCCACGTGGGAGTGCGGGGCGACGAAGGCGCGGTAGTCGGCGGTGCTCAGCGAGCCCGCCCACGAGTCGAACAGCTGCACGACGGATGCTCCGGCGTCGCGCTGGATCTCGAGGAAGCGCCGCGACACCTGCGCCAGCCAGCCGGCAAGTCGGTTCCACGAATCGGGGTCGGAGTGCATCATGGCCCTGGCGCGCAGGTGCTCCTTCGAGGGCCCGCCCTCGACGAGATAGGCCGCCAGCGTGAACGGCGCGCCGGCGAAGCCGATCAGCGGGGTGTCGCCGAGCTCTGCGGTGACGATGCCCACGGCCGCGGCGATCGCGGTGCCGTCGAGCGAGAGCGGGTCGATCGCCGTGATGCGGTCGACGTCGGCCGCCGTGCGCACGGGGTTCGCGAAGACGGGTCCGCGTCCGGGCTCGATCTCGACATCGACCCCGGCGAGACGCAGCGGGATGACGATGTCGCTGAAGAACACCGCGGCGTCCACGCCGTGACGACGCACCGGCTGCAGGGTGATCTCGGCGGCGAGGTCGGGCGTCAGACAGGCGTCCAGCATCCGGGTCCCGACGCGCAGCTCGCGGTACTCGGGAAGCGACCTCCCCGCCTGTCGCATGAACCACACGGGGGCATGCTCGGGTCGGGGGCCGGTGAGGGCGCGCAGCAGTGGAGCGTCGGAGAGGGCCATGCATCCATCCTCCCATCCGGTTCTGGGCCGACCTGCATGAAGCCTCAGGTAGAATCGATGCGTGCTGCTGGTTGTCTCGGCGAGTCACAAGACCGCCTCCTTCGAATTGCTCGAACGCCTGAGCCGCACCCCCGATGATGTCGCCTCCACCGTTGTGGACATGGCGACCTGCGTGCAGGGTGCGGTCGTTCTTGCTACCTGCAACCGCTTCGAGGCCTACGTCGAGATGGACGAGCCCGTCACCGCTGCGGGCGCGATCGGCGTCGAGGCCGTGCTCGAGGCCGTCGAGTCCTCGACCGGCATCAGCGCCGCAGAGCTCGACGGCGCCTACGAGGTGCACTCCGGCCGCCGGGTCGCCGAGCACCTCTTCTCGGTCGCGTCCGGCCTCGAATCCGTGGTCTCCGGCGAGGGTGAGATCGCCGGCCAGGTGCGCCGGGCGCTGAAGTCCGCTCGCAAGGAGGGCACCACGTCGCCCGAACTCGAGCGCCTGTTCCAGCGCGCCAGCCAGGCGCAGCGCAAGGTGAAGAACGTCACGGCCCTCGGTCGCGCCGGCCGCTCGCTCGTGCGCCTCGCCCTCGAGCTGGCCGACAGCCGCATCGCCGACTGGTCGACCGAGCGCGTGCTGCTCGTCGGCACCGGCGCCTACGCCGCGGTCACGCTCGCGACGCTCCGTGAGCGCGGCGCCGTCAACATCTCGGTCTACTCGCCCTCCGGTCGTGCCGAGAAGTTCGCCGCGAAGCACGGCATCCGCCCCGTGTTCGACGAGGACTACGCCCGCGTCGCCTCGCGCTC contains the following coding sequences:
- a CDS encoding metalloregulator ArsR/SmtB family transcription factor is translated as MADSASDIFAALAHPTRRQILQDLKEGELAAGEIASRFSASGPTISRHLSVLRQAGLVSERRDANRILYSLVGERLALAVGDFLSTVCPEQMVLREVRKRNTGRGAAAPAEA
- the hemE gene encoding uroporphyrinogen decarboxylase, encoding MALSDAPLLRALTGPRPEHAPVWFMRQAGRSLPEYRELRVGTRMLDACLTPDLAAEITLQPVRRHGVDAAVFFSDIVIPLRLAGVDVEIEPGRGPVFANPVRTAADVDRITAIDPLSLDGTAIAAAVGIVTAELGDTPLIGFAGAPFTLAAYLVEGGPSKEHLRARAMMHSDPDSWNRLAGWLAQVSRRFLEIQRDAGASVVQLFDSWAGSLSTADYRAFVAPHSHVALEGIGVPSIHFGVGTGPFLADMRLGGIADGVGVDWRLPLDEAAAILGPDVSVQGNIDPALLSAPWPVLEAHVRDVVERGRAARGHIVNLGHGVPPETDPDQLTRIVELVHSI
- a CDS encoding glutamyl-tRNA reductase — encoded protein: MLLVVSASHKTASFELLERLSRTPDDVASTVVDMATCVQGAVVLATCNRFEAYVEMDEPVTAAGAIGVEAVLEAVESSTGISAAELDGAYEVHSGRRVAEHLFSVASGLESVVSGEGEIAGQVRRALKSARKEGTTSPELERLFQRASQAQRKVKNVTALGRAGRSLVRLALELADSRIADWSTERVLLVGTGAYAAVTLATLRERGAVNISVYSPSGRAEKFAAKHGIRPVFDEDYARVASRSSLLITCTAATEPVLTPEHLQAPTGIAPEGCPVGSHSQMVVDLGMPRNVDPAVATLEGVALLDLETISLHAPLEELQATDAARSVVREAADTFHVVGSRQSVTPSVVALRSHMFALLEAEIGRARARGDEDGKVEQALRHLTGVLLHTPTTRAHELAATGQADEFAAALSTLYGIQPVEPAQSSDAGTAATA